From Aedes albopictus strain Foshan chromosome 1, AalbF5, whole genome shotgun sequence, one genomic window encodes:
- the LOC109433532 gene encoding neprilysin-4-like, producing the protein MKTKIVRNFESKHPLIDRGRRDMELKIANNAPKKRSSDKASGCELGIDERTGRLQWCPGYRFAKVLFVIPAAMLPLALLFLVLTRLHVVGSVNHSTLKRHDDHDLRYYADHTNKLDELQCKPVRSSLSEVLEAEERDILKDVRTSFVPSSSVIHCAPDDRYDDLHSIPDDVGRSDIVNFFRAKRFSNRQRKAKKSVLQKIAWSSDGSAESIRSAQVEIMKKYMDLKTNPCDDFYQYACGNWDRVNPIPKDKAGLDTFEMLRESLDSVLKHLLLETSDGSLLEIENSLGTTLNPLETEHLRRVRKRIISKRDTLNKLVREAQIKKTRRELASHVALENAVENAETKARHLFISCMNYSLIEQRGLDPLFKLIDTLGGWPVLNPDWDGENFDWLNLTAQIRKFNNDILIVEWVGPDIKNSDENIIQFDQTSLGLPTRDYFLQPSNKKYLDGYKQFMIDVIQLLGVQPDVANVAADEMLDFEIQLANITSSVEERNNVSVLYRKVILENLHEEIPEIDWTRYLSIVMEKPINSSEFVVMFAVNYMKDLVLLINDTEPRTVANYILWRFVRHRINNLDDRFLQAKQKFSNVLFGREKSPPRWKNCVNQVNANMGMAVGAMFVRKYFDENSKRDTLAMTHELQQAFREILNETEWLDSPTKHLAEMKVNAMSLRIGYPDFILSHKDLNEKYADLEIHPEKYFENTLNVLSHIRRTDQNKIGQTVNKTAWHTAPAVVNAYYSRNKNQIMFPAGILQPPFYHRYFPKSMNYGGIGVVIGHELTHGFDDKGRLFDRDGNLYRWWSDHAIEAFHERATCLVQQYGKYTIDEIGVQIDGENTQGENIADNGGIKQAFRAYTKWLSEQSDPRVLEQETFPELNVTSAQLFFLNFAQVWCGAMRPEATRNKLKTAVHSPGRFRVIGTLSNSEDFAREYGCPVGSAMNPADKCSVW; encoded by the coding sequence atgaaaacaaaaatagtACGAAATTTCGAGAGTAAACATCCATTGATAGACCGTGGTAGGAGAGATATGGAACTGAAGATCGCGAATAATGCACCCAAAAAACGTTCGTCAGATAAAGCGAGCGGCTGTGAGTTGGGGATTGACGAGCGAACAGGTCGACTGCAGTGGTGCCCGGGCTATCGGTTCGCGAAAGTGTTGTTTGTGATACCGGCCGCCATGCTGCCGTTGGCGCTGTTGTTCCTCGTGCTCACACGGCTGCACGTGGTGGGATCGGTCAATCATTCCACGTTGAAGCGTCACGACGACCACGATCTTCGCTACTACGCTGATCATACAAACAAGCTGGACGAACTGCAGTGCAAACCAGTGCGAAGTTCGTTATCGGAGGTGTTGGAAGCGGAGGAGCGTGATATCTTGAAAGATGTGAGAACTTCGTTTGTGCCGAGCAGTTCGGTGATTCACTGCGCTCCTGATGATCGATACGATGATCTACACTCGATACCGGACGACGTGGGACGGTCGGATATTGTCAATTTCTTCCGGGCGAAGAGGTTTTCGAATCGGCAAAGGAAAGCGAAGAAGTCAGTTCTACAAAAGATCGCCTGGAGCAGCGACGGCAGCGCGGAGAGTATAAGGTCGGCCCAGGTGGAGATCATGAAGAAATACATGGATCTGAAGACGAATCCATGTGACGACTTTTACCAGTACGCTTGCGGCAATTGGGATCGCGTAAACCCGATTCCCAAGGACAAAGCCGGGTTGGATACGTTCGAGATGCTCCGGGAAAGTTTGGACAGTGTCCTGAAGCACTTGTTGTTGGAGACGAGTGATGGAAGCTTGCTGGAAATTGAAAACTCGTTAGGAACGACTCTGAATCCATTGGAAACCGAACACCTACGAAGGGTTAGGAAGCGGATCATAAGCAAACGTGACACGTTGAACAAGCTGGTCCGAGAAGCGCAAATCAAGAAAACTAGACGAGAACTAGCATCTCACGTGGCGCTTGAGAACGCCGTGGAAAACGCGGAAACCAAAGCCCGACATCTTTTCATATCGTGTATGAACTACTCGCTCATCGAACAACGAGGTCTTGATCCGCTGTTCAAGCTGATCGACACTCTAGGTGGATGGCCCGTGCTGAATCCCGATTGGGACGGAGAGAACTTCGATTGGCTCAACCTGACAGCCCAAATCCGTAAGTTCAACAACGACATTCTGATCGTTGAGTGGGTCGGGCCGGACATCAAGAACTCCGACGAAAACATCATCCAGTTTGATCAGACTTCTCTAGGCTTGCCAACTCGCGATTACTTCCTGCAACCGTCCAACAAGAAATACCTGGACGGATACAAGCAGTTTATGATCGATGTTATTCAGTTGCTTGGAgtccaaccggatgtcgccaacGTCGCAGCCGACGAAATGTTGGACTTTGAAATACAGCTTGCTAACATCACCAGCTCCGTTGAGGAGCGCAACAACGTCTCCGTTCTATACCGGAAGGTCATTCTGGAAAATCTCCACGAGGAAATTCCGGAAATTGATTGGACACGCTACCTCTCGATCGTCATGGAGAAACCGATCAACAGTTCTGAATTTGTGGTGATGTTCGCCGTGAACTACATGAAGGATTTGGTACTGCTGATCAACGACACTGAACCGCGCACGGTAGCCAACTACATCCTGTGGAGGTTCGTGAGGCATCGCATCAACAACCTGGACGATCGATTCCTTCAGGCCAAGCAAAAGTTCTCCAACGTGCTCTTCGGTCGTGAAAAAAGCCCTCCCAGGTGGAAGAACTGCGTCAACCAAGTCAACGCCAACATGGGAATGGCAGTCGGTGCCATGTTCGTTCGCAAATACTTCGACGAAAACAGCAAACGGGATACCCTGGCAATGACCCATGAACTACAGCAGGCGTTCCGTGAGATTCTTAACGAAACCGAGTGGCTAGACTCCCCAACCAAGCACCTGGCAGAAATGAAGGTCAACGCCATGTCCCTCAGAATCGGATACCCGGACTTCATCCTCTCCCACAAGGACCTCAACGAGAAGTACGCCGATCTGGAAATCCACCCGGAAAAGTACTTCGAGAACACGCTGAACGTCCTCAGCCACATCCGACGCACCGATCAGAACAAAATCGGCCAAACCGTGAACAAAACCGCTTGGCACACGGCTCCGGCCGTCGTCAACGCCTACTACAGCCGCAACAAGAACCAGATCATGTTCCCGGCCGGCATTCTCCAGCCACCGTTCTACCATCGCTACTTTCCCAAATCGATGAACTACGGCGGCATCGGGGTCGTCATCGGGCACGAGCTTACCCACGGCTTCGACGACAAGGGACGCCTCTTCGACCGCGATGGCAACCTCTACCGCTGGTGGAGCGATCACGCGATCGAGGCTTTCCACGAACGCGCAACCTGCCTGGTCCAGCAATACGGCAAATATACCATTGACGAGATCGGTGTCCAGATCGACGGCGAGAACACCCAGGGAGAGAACATCGCCGACAACGGCGGCATCAAGCAAGCCTTCCGGGCCTACACCAAGTGGCTCTCGGAGCAGTCCGATCCCCGGGTGCTGGAGCAGGAAACCTTCCCGGAGCTGAACGTCACCAGCGCCCAGCTGTTCTTCCTCAACTTTGCCCAGGTGTGGTGCGGAGCGATGCGACCAGAAGCCACCCGGAACAAGCTGAAAACGGCCGTGCACAGTCCGGGCCGGTTTCGAGTGATCGGAACGTTGTCCAACTCGGAGGATTTCGCCCGAGAGTATGGCTGCCCGGTGGGCAGTGCCATGAACCCGGCCGACAAGTGCAGCGTTTGGTGA